The Denticeps clupeoides chromosome 5, fDenClu1.1, whole genome shotgun sequence genome includes a region encoding these proteins:
- the LOC114790332 gene encoding C-type lectin domain family 4 member A-like isoform X3, translating to MQDQAFLTVQKSLLLQKKMDDESYANIVFANSPEKNPKVQEQREDTVYAEVKTADISSQPISTEVDKTTMMPNHCAAVTLGLCSVLLLLASVTLSIYLSTYISKYKTMLVRYENEITAREQLGAHYKRLQEQVHQLNQTLEFILKFDQFPVQQYCQDVNSSTKERICNPCQNGWKNYMSSCYKFQMTDFPWTTWNKGKTNCSQLGAHLVIIDTKEEQEYINNHTRYYYDDFHGYWFGLSKSHAGKWHWVNGSELNGGNWKDNRDDGNCAMTMPSSDPSRSWAAKNCAMENRWICETEALHWPQG from the exons atgcaaga CCAGGCTTTTTTGACAGTGCAGAAGTCTCTTCTTCTGCAGAAGAAAATGGATGACGAGTCTTATGCCAATATAGTTTTTGCAAATTCACCTGAAAAAAATCCTAAAG TACAGGAACAAAGAGAAGACACTGTGTATGCCGAAGTGAAAACTGCAGATATTTCATCACAGCCTATTTCAACAGAAG ttgacAAGACCACCATGATGCCAAAtcattgtgctgcagtgacTTTGGGGCTGTGCAGCGTTCTTCTCCTACTTGCTTCTGTCACCTTGAGCATCTACT TGAGTACCTATATATCAAAGTACAAGACAATGCTG GTTCGCTATGAGAATGAAATAACAGCAAGAGAGCAGCTAGGTGCTCACTACAAAAGGCTCCAGGAGCAAGTTCATCAACTAAATCAGACACTTGAATTTATTCTTAAATTTGACCAATTTCCAGTACAACAATACTGCCAAGATGTAAATTCCAGTACAAAAG AAAGGATATGTAATCCTTGTCAGAATGGCTGGAAGAACTACATGTCAAGCTGTTACAAATTTCAAATGACTGATTTCCCATGGACAACTTGGAACAAAGGCAAAACAAACTGCTCACAATTGGGGGCTCATCTGGTGATCATAGACACCAAAGAGGAACAG gAATACATTAATAACCACACACGTTATTATTACGACGACTTCCATGGATATTGGTTTGGACTATCTAAATCTCATGCTGGGAAATGGCACTGGGTGAATGGCAGTGAACTGAACGGAGG GAACTGGAAAGACAATAGAGATGATGGCAACTGTGCAATGACTATGCCAAGCAGCGACCCCTCGAGAAGCTGGGCTGCTAAAAACTGTGCTATGGAAAACAGATGGATCTGTGAAACAGAAGCTTTACATTGGCCACAAGGCTGA
- the LOC114790332 gene encoding killer cell lectin-like receptor subfamily B member 1B allele A isoform X4, which produces MQDQAFLTVQKSLLLQKKMDDESYANIVFANSPEKNPKVQEQREDTVYAEVKTADISSQPISTEVTLGLCSVLLLLASVTLSIYLSTYISKYKTMLVRYENEITAREQLGAHYKRLQEQVHQLNQTLEFILKFDQFPVQQYCQDVNSSTKERICNPCQNGWKNYMSSCYKFQMTDFPWTTWNKGKTNCSQLGAHLVIIDTKEEQEYINNHTRYYYDDFHGYWFGLSKSHAGKWHWVNGSELNGGNWKDNRDDGNCAMTMPSSDPSRSWAAKNCAMENRWICETEALHWPQG; this is translated from the exons atgcaaga CCAGGCTTTTTTGACAGTGCAGAAGTCTCTTCTTCTGCAGAAGAAAATGGATGACGAGTCTTATGCCAATATAGTTTTTGCAAATTCACCTGAAAAAAATCCTAAAG TACAGGAACAAAGAGAAGACACTGTGTATGCCGAAGTGAAAACTGCAGATATTTCATCACAGCCTATTTCAACAGAAG tgacTTTGGGGCTGTGCAGCGTTCTTCTCCTACTTGCTTCTGTCACCTTGAGCATCTACT TGAGTACCTATATATCAAAGTACAAGACAATGCTG GTTCGCTATGAGAATGAAATAACAGCAAGAGAGCAGCTAGGTGCTCACTACAAAAGGCTCCAGGAGCAAGTTCATCAACTAAATCAGACACTTGAATTTATTCTTAAATTTGACCAATTTCCAGTACAACAATACTGCCAAGATGTAAATTCCAGTACAAAAG AAAGGATATGTAATCCTTGTCAGAATGGCTGGAAGAACTACATGTCAAGCTGTTACAAATTTCAAATGACTGATTTCCCATGGACAACTTGGAACAAAGGCAAAACAAACTGCTCACAATTGGGGGCTCATCTGGTGATCATAGACACCAAAGAGGAACAG gAATACATTAATAACCACACACGTTATTATTACGACGACTTCCATGGATATTGGTTTGGACTATCTAAATCTCATGCTGGGAAATGGCACTGGGTGAATGGCAGTGAACTGAACGGAGG GAACTGGAAAGACAATAGAGATGATGGCAACTGTGCAATGACTATGCCAAGCAGCGACCCCTCGAGAAGCTGGGCTGCTAAAAACTGTGCTATGGAAAACAGATGGATCTGTGAAACAGAAGCTTTACATTGGCCACAAGGCTGA
- the LOC114790332 gene encoding uncharacterized protein LOC114790332 isoform X2 produces the protein MQDQAFLTVQKSLLLQKKMDDESYANIVFANSPEKNPKVQEQREDTVYAEVKTADISSQPISTEVTLGLCSVLLLLASVTLSIYLSTYISKYKTMLVGSCSFVLSDHKCQIIHSKSSIISLLNSTANHFPRIVFTMPMPTSQVRYENEITAREQLGAHYKRLQEQVHQLNQTLEFILKFDQFPVQQYCQDVNSSTKERICNPCQNGWKNYMSSCYKFQMTDFPWTTWNKGKTNCSQLGAHLVIIDTKEEQEYINNHTRYYYDDFHGYWFGLSKSHAGKWHWVNGSELNGGNWKDNRDDGNCAMTMPSSDPSRSWAAKNCAMENRWICETEALHWPQG, from the exons atgcaaga CCAGGCTTTTTTGACAGTGCAGAAGTCTCTTCTTCTGCAGAAGAAAATGGATGACGAGTCTTATGCCAATATAGTTTTTGCAAATTCACCTGAAAAAAATCCTAAAG TACAGGAACAAAGAGAAGACACTGTGTATGCCGAAGTGAAAACTGCAGATATTTCATCACAGCCTATTTCAACAGAAG tgacTTTGGGGCTGTGCAGCGTTCTTCTCCTACTTGCTTCTGTCACCTTGAGCATCTACT TGAGTACCTATATATCAAAGTACAAGACAATGCTGGTAGGTTCATGTTCATTTGTGTTAAGTGATCACAAGTGTCAGATCATTCACAGCAAGTCCAGTATCATCAGTTTGCTGAATTCAACAGCAAATCATTTCCCCCGTATCGTGTTCACAATGCCAATGCCAACTTCACAGGTTCGCTATGAGAATGAAATAACAGCAAGAGAGCAGCTAGGTGCTCACTACAAAAGGCTCCAGGAGCAAGTTCATCAACTAAATCAGACACTTGAATTTATTCTTAAATTTGACCAATTTCCAGTACAACAATACTGCCAAGATGTAAATTCCAGTACAAAAG AAAGGATATGTAATCCTTGTCAGAATGGCTGGAAGAACTACATGTCAAGCTGTTACAAATTTCAAATGACTGATTTCCCATGGACAACTTGGAACAAAGGCAAAACAAACTGCTCACAATTGGGGGCTCATCTGGTGATCATAGACACCAAAGAGGAACAG gAATACATTAATAACCACACACGTTATTATTACGACGACTTCCATGGATATTGGTTTGGACTATCTAAATCTCATGCTGGGAAATGGCACTGGGTGAATGGCAGTGAACTGAACGGAGG GAACTGGAAAGACAATAGAGATGATGGCAACTGTGCAATGACTATGCCAAGCAGCGACCCCTCGAGAAGCTGGGCTGCTAAAAACTGTGCTATGGAAAACAGATGGATCTGTGAAACAGAAGCTTTACATTGGCCACAAGGCTGA
- the LOC114790332 gene encoding oxidized low-density lipoprotein receptor 1-like isoform X1 codes for MQDQAFLTVQKSLLLQKKMDDESYANIVFANSPEKNPKVQEQREDTVYAEVKTADISSQPISTEVDKTTMMPNHCAAVTLGLCSVLLLLASVTLSIYLSTYISKYKTMLVGSCSFVLSDHKCQIIHSKSSIISLLNSTANHFPRIVFTMPMPTSQVRYENEITAREQLGAHYKRLQEQVHQLNQTLEFILKFDQFPVQQYCQDVNSSTKERICNPCQNGWKNYMSSCYKFQMTDFPWTTWNKGKTNCSQLGAHLVIIDTKEEQEYINNHTRYYYDDFHGYWFGLSKSHAGKWHWVNGSELNGGNWKDNRDDGNCAMTMPSSDPSRSWAAKNCAMENRWICETEALHWPQG; via the exons atgcaaga CCAGGCTTTTTTGACAGTGCAGAAGTCTCTTCTTCTGCAGAAGAAAATGGATGACGAGTCTTATGCCAATATAGTTTTTGCAAATTCACCTGAAAAAAATCCTAAAG TACAGGAACAAAGAGAAGACACTGTGTATGCCGAAGTGAAAACTGCAGATATTTCATCACAGCCTATTTCAACAGAAG ttgacAAGACCACCATGATGCCAAAtcattgtgctgcagtgacTTTGGGGCTGTGCAGCGTTCTTCTCCTACTTGCTTCTGTCACCTTGAGCATCTACT TGAGTACCTATATATCAAAGTACAAGACAATGCTGGTAGGTTCATGTTCATTTGTGTTAAGTGATCACAAGTGTCAGATCATTCACAGCAAGTCCAGTATCATCAGTTTGCTGAATTCAACAGCAAATCATTTCCCCCGTATCGTGTTCACAATGCCAATGCCAACTTCACAGGTTCGCTATGAGAATGAAATAACAGCAAGAGAGCAGCTAGGTGCTCACTACAAAAGGCTCCAGGAGCAAGTTCATCAACTAAATCAGACACTTGAATTTATTCTTAAATTTGACCAATTTCCAGTACAACAATACTGCCAAGATGTAAATTCCAGTACAAAAG AAAGGATATGTAATCCTTGTCAGAATGGCTGGAAGAACTACATGTCAAGCTGTTACAAATTTCAAATGACTGATTTCCCATGGACAACTTGGAACAAAGGCAAAACAAACTGCTCACAATTGGGGGCTCATCTGGTGATCATAGACACCAAAGAGGAACAG gAATACATTAATAACCACACACGTTATTATTACGACGACTTCCATGGATATTGGTTTGGACTATCTAAATCTCATGCTGGGAAATGGCACTGGGTGAATGGCAGTGAACTGAACGGAGG GAACTGGAAAGACAATAGAGATGATGGCAACTGTGCAATGACTATGCCAAGCAGCGACCCCTCGAGAAGCTGGGCTGCTAAAAACTGTGCTATGGAAAACAGATGGATCTGTGAAACAGAAGCTTTACATTGGCCACAAGGCTGA
- the LOC114790332 gene encoding C-type lectin domain family 4 member E-like isoform X6: MCLCVSPRPAPSVIEWAPTTVTLNGYGKLVMTLGLCSVLLLLASVTLSIYLSTYISKYKTMLVRYENEITAREQLGAHYKRLQEQVHQLNQTLEFILKFDQFPVQQYCQDVNSSTKERICNPCQNGWKNYMSSCYKFQMTDFPWTTWNKGKTNCSQLGAHLVIIDTKEEQEYINNHTRYYYDDFHGYWFGLSKSHAGKWHWVNGSELNGGNWKDNRDDGNCAMTMPSSDPSRSWAAKNCAMENRWICETEALHWPQG, translated from the exons atgtgtttgtgtgtgagtccccgccctgcgCCGAGTGTCATAGAATGGGCTCCAACAACTGTAACCCTAAATGGTTATGGAAAGCTAGTGA tgacTTTGGGGCTGTGCAGCGTTCTTCTCCTACTTGCTTCTGTCACCTTGAGCATCTACT TGAGTACCTATATATCAAAGTACAAGACAATGCTG GTTCGCTATGAGAATGAAATAACAGCAAGAGAGCAGCTAGGTGCTCACTACAAAAGGCTCCAGGAGCAAGTTCATCAACTAAATCAGACACTTGAATTTATTCTTAAATTTGACCAATTTCCAGTACAACAATACTGCCAAGATGTAAATTCCAGTACAAAAG AAAGGATATGTAATCCTTGTCAGAATGGCTGGAAGAACTACATGTCAAGCTGTTACAAATTTCAAATGACTGATTTCCCATGGACAACTTGGAACAAAGGCAAAACAAACTGCTCACAATTGGGGGCTCATCTGGTGATCATAGACACCAAAGAGGAACAG gAATACATTAATAACCACACACGTTATTATTACGACGACTTCCATGGATATTGGTTTGGACTATCTAAATCTCATGCTGGGAAATGGCACTGGGTGAATGGCAGTGAACTGAACGGAGG GAACTGGAAAGACAATAGAGATGATGGCAACTGTGCAATGACTATGCCAAGCAGCGACCCCTCGAGAAGCTGGGCTGCTAAAAACTGTGCTATGGAAAACAGATGGATCTGTGAAACAGAAGCTTTACATTGGCCACAAGGCTGA
- the LOC114790332 gene encoding killer cell lectin-like receptor subfamily B member 1B allele A isoform X5 translates to MMPNHCAAVTLGLCSVLLLLASVTLSIYLSTYISKYKTMLVGSCSFVLSDHKCQIIHSKSSIISLLNSTANHFPRIVFTMPMPTSQVRYENEITAREQLGAHYKRLQEQVHQLNQTLEFILKFDQFPVQQYCQDVNSSTKERICNPCQNGWKNYMSSCYKFQMTDFPWTTWNKGKTNCSQLGAHLVIIDTKEEQEYINNHTRYYYDDFHGYWFGLSKSHAGKWHWVNGSELNGGNWKDNRDDGNCAMTMPSSDPSRSWAAKNCAMENRWICETEALHWPQG, encoded by the exons ATGATGCCAAAtcattgtgctgcagtgacTTTGGGGCTGTGCAGCGTTCTTCTCCTACTTGCTTCTGTCACCTTGAGCATCTACT TGAGTACCTATATATCAAAGTACAAGACAATGCTGGTAGGTTCATGTTCATTTGTGTTAAGTGATCACAAGTGTCAGATCATTCACAGCAAGTCCAGTATCATCAGTTTGCTGAATTCAACAGCAAATCATTTCCCCCGTATCGTGTTCACAATGCCAATGCCAACTTCACAGGTTCGCTATGAGAATGAAATAACAGCAAGAGAGCAGCTAGGTGCTCACTACAAAAGGCTCCAGGAGCAAGTTCATCAACTAAATCAGACACTTGAATTTATTCTTAAATTTGACCAATTTCCAGTACAACAATACTGCCAAGATGTAAATTCCAGTACAAAAG AAAGGATATGTAATCCTTGTCAGAATGGCTGGAAGAACTACATGTCAAGCTGTTACAAATTTCAAATGACTGATTTCCCATGGACAACTTGGAACAAAGGCAAAACAAACTGCTCACAATTGGGGGCTCATCTGGTGATCATAGACACCAAAGAGGAACAG gAATACATTAATAACCACACACGTTATTATTACGACGACTTCCATGGATATTGGTTTGGACTATCTAAATCTCATGCTGGGAAATGGCACTGGGTGAATGGCAGTGAACTGAACGGAGG GAACTGGAAAGACAATAGAGATGATGGCAACTGTGCAATGACTATGCCAAGCAGCGACCCCTCGAGAAGCTGGGCTGCTAAAAACTGTGCTATGGAAAACAGATGGATCTGTGAAACAGAAGCTTTACATTGGCCACAAGGCTGA
- the gpatch4 gene encoding G patch domain-containing protein 4: MADGVQKESRGLKFAEQQLLRHGWEKGKGLGRDENGISEAIKVKVKCDKGGVGHHQGEQFTFHWWDHVFNKASSNLSVESEPDGVKLKKVATEENEDGMISNKKPRKAKLAKSMLYGCFVKSATLVSGHEQPQQKAESSDDSSDSEDEDQRLDLSTTTKLSDSDLVKACGGRTAHKGARHGLTMSAKLARLEQQEQDFMAKYGNKPGDGHHTTENTMVKKKRRDSKERIVPLVNVEEDCAILSNGDDLERTCKKKKKKKKSKKCRESTLPAAEEMQEAHVKDKDADDLGSKKKHLKKKLDGNLVNDHETENCEDTVQMTEHKDIQPACVNVNSKKTKKKKSLENINDLPPPEEKGRLNESQDEITDKKVKSKKRKRCKEDRNTVEEASSTEKKKSKRKAALHFE, translated from the exons ATGGCAGACGGTGTCCAAAAGGAAAGTCGCGGGCTTAAGTTTGCAGAGCAGCAACTTCTTCGCCACGGATGGGAAAAGG GGAAAGGCTTGGGTCGAGATGAGAATGGAATATCAGAAGctatcaaagtcaaagtgaaatgTGATAAAGGAGGG GTTGGACACCACCAAGGCGAGCAGTTCACGTTTCATTGGTGGGACCATGTGTTTAACAAGGCATCTTCTAATTTGTCAGTGGAGTCAGAGCCG GATGGAGTAAAGCTTAAGAAAGTGGCAACTGAAGAAAATGAGGATGGCATGATATCCAACAAAAAGCCTCGCAAGGCAAAGCTTGCTAAGTCCATGCTCTATGGATGCTTTGTCAAG TCTGCTACACTTGTGTCAGGACATGAGCAGCCTCAGCAGAAGGCAGAGAGTTCAGACGATAGCAGCGACTCTGAGGATGAGGACCAGAGGCTTGACCTCTCTACCACAACAAA GTTATCAGATTCAGACCTTGTGAAAGCCTGTGGAGGACGTACAGCTCACAA GGGAGCCAGACATGGTCTTACAATGAGTGCCAAACTTGCAAGACTCGAGCAACAGGAACAAGACTTCATGGCAAAGTATGGAAACAAGCCTGGTGATGGACACCACACCACAGAAAACACTATGgtgaagaaaaagagaagagactCTAAAGAAAGAATTGTGCCCCTGGTCAATGTGGAAGAGGATTGTGCTATTCTCTCCAATGGCGATGATCTGGAGAGAACAtgcaagaaaaagaagaagaagaagaagagcaagaAGTGCAGAGAGTCAACACTTCCAGCTGCTGAAGAAATGCAGGAGGCCCATGTTAAAGACAAAGATGCTGATGATCTTGGATCAAAGAAGAAACACTTGAAGAAAAAATTAGATGGGAATCTGGTCAACGACCATGAGACAGAGAACTGTGAGGACACTGTTCAGATGACCGAACATAAAGACATCCAGCCTGCATGTGTGAACGTTAActcaaaaaagacaaagaaaaagaagtcTTTAGAGAATATAAATGATTTGCCACCACCTGAAGAAAAAGGAAGACTTAATGAGTCACAGGATGAGATCACTGATAAGAAAGTCAAATCTAAAAAGAGAAAACGATGCAAAGAGGACAGAAATACCGTAGAAGAGGCATCGTCCacggaaaagaaaaagagcaagAGAAAAGCTGCACTTCACTTTGAGTAA